A genomic window from Equus caballus isolate H_3958 breed thoroughbred chromosome 5, TB-T2T, whole genome shotgun sequence includes:
- the SMIM42 gene encoding small integral membrane protein 42, whose protein sequence is MSSPQLPAFLWDKGARITAISDPAYLVKVLFFFALLITLVALLILAWKVIKDKGNKNRQPDPRKEATLQA, encoded by the coding sequence ATGTCTTCCCCACAACTTCCAGCCTTCTTATGGGACAAGGGTGCACGCATCACTGCAATATCTGATCCTGCTTACCTAGTAAAAGTTCTCTTCTTCTTTGCACTCCTAATAACTCTGGTGGCTCTACTCATCCTGGCCTGGAAAGTAATCAAAGACAAAGGCAACAAGAATAGACAGCCAGACCCAAGAAAGGAGGCAACATTGCAGGCATGA